In a genomic window of Chryseobacterium sp. G0162:
- a CDS encoding helix-turn-helix domain-containing protein, with protein sequence MSLNERISKVIEYSQLTPSEFADEIDVQRSSISHITSGRNKPSLEFIIKIKSRFPELLWDWLVTGEGEMLKSELPETTIPEEQPEEDQVRTTPLPDLFTMINEDDEFRVDETETEIPLTAPGESVISTKDKAPEKISDSQRLENSPEDILSQVIGNQNNKIKRIVLFYENGKFESFEP encoded by the coding sequence ATGAGTTTAAACGAAAGAATTTCAAAAGTTATAGAGTACTCCCAACTTACCCCATCTGAATTTGCAGATGAGATTGATGTGCAGCGTTCTTCCATTTCGCATATTACGTCAGGAAGAAATAAACCATCACTGGAGTTTATCATAAAAATAAAATCCCGCTTTCCTGAACTTCTTTGGGACTGGTTGGTTACCGGTGAAGGCGAAATGCTAAAATCAGAATTACCGGAAACCACAATTCCGGAAGAGCAGCCTGAAGAAGATCAGGTAAGAACAACACCTCTACCCGATCTTTTTACCATGATAAATGAAGATGACGAATTCCGAGTGGATGAAACCGAAACAGAGATTCCTCTGACAGCTCCTGGAGAATCGGTTATATCGACCAAAGATAAAGCTCCTGAAAAAATATCGGATTCTCAGCGATTAGAAAATTCACCTGAAGATATATTAAGTCAAGTGATTGGAAATCAAAACAATAAAATAAAACGCATTGTTTTGTTTTATGAAAACGGAAAATTCGAGAGTTTCGAGCCTTAA